The Sphingorhabdus sp. Alg231-15 genome has a segment encoding these proteins:
- a CDS encoding OmpA family protein, with product MRKLAIGLALASTALASPALARDGQWYVGVEGGAMLVEDISADIGTNENAAEVDHDTGYDFDGIVGYDFGGFRLETEVAYKSAAAERLQIGAPGIPSTAGGGGAFAGVTDINGEVNALSFMLNGLLDFGDDDGIQGFVGGGVGVARTEVTNIFAGPYLDDSDTGFAWQAIAGIRAPLSDSWDVGIKYRFFNADNIDLVDQVGNDVSTRLRTHSVLGSLIYNFGGEPDAPPPPPPPPPPPPPPPPPPPPPAAVCAPGPYIVFFDWDQSDITPEAATVLDNAVTAYGDCGSAQVMLAGHADKSGSASYNVGLSQRRNASVRAYLESRGIGGGAISSEAFGESRPRVETADGVREPQNRRVEVMYGPGSGN from the coding sequence ATGCGGAAGCTTGCCATAGGATTGGCGCTTGCCTCCACGGCGCTCGCTTCACCTGCCCTGGCCCGTGATGGCCAATGGTATGTGGGCGTAGAAGGCGGCGCGATGCTGGTTGAAGATATTTCAGCAGATATCGGTACAAATGAGAACGCAGCAGAGGTTGATCACGACACGGGTTATGACTTCGACGGTATTGTCGGTTATGATTTCGGTGGTTTCCGTCTGGAAACAGAAGTGGCTTATAAATCAGCTGCCGCTGAACGACTTCAAATTGGTGCACCAGGTATTCCATCCACTGCCGGTGGCGGCGGTGCGTTTGCCGGCGTTACAGACATTAACGGTGAAGTTAATGCGTTGAGCTTCATGCTGAACGGTTTGCTTGACTTTGGCGACGATGACGGCATCCAAGGCTTTGTCGGCGGCGGTGTTGGTGTAGCTCGTACAGAGGTTACCAATATTTTCGCTGGTCCTTATCTTGATGATTCGGACACAGGTTTCGCTTGGCAGGCAATTGCGGGTATCCGCGCGCCATTGAGCGATAGCTGGGACGTAGGGATTAAATATCGTTTCTTCAATGCCGACAATATTGATCTTGTCGACCAGGTAGGCAACGATGTCAGCACCCGTCTGCGGACTCATTCTGTCCTGGGTAGCTTGATCTACAACTTTGGTGGCGAGCCAGATGCTCCACCACCACCACCGCCTCCACCACCACCACCACCGCCTCCACCACCACCGCCGCCTCCACCGGCTGCTGTGTGTGCACCTGGACCGTACATCGTGTTCTTTGACTGGGATCAGTCAGACATTACACCAGAAGCGGCTACAGTTCTGGACAATGCGGTTACTGCATATGGTGATTGTGGTTCGGCTCAGGTTATGTTGGCGGGTCACGCTGATAAATCTGGTTCAGCGAGCTATAACGTTGGTCTGTCCCAACGTCGTAACGCTTCGGTTCGGGCTTATCTCGAATCACGCGGCATCGGCGGCGGAGCGATCTCCAGCGAAGCCTTTGGTGAATCGCGTCCTCGCGTAGAAACCGCAGATGGCGTTCGTGAGCCACAGAACCGGCGTGTTGAAGTTATGTATGGTCCTGGTTCAGGTAACTAA
- a CDS encoding DUF2793 domain-containing protein yields the protein MSAFETPRFQLPLLAVGQAHKELYHNDALILLDFLSHPVVHAIANDPQLLVPEPGDCWLIGLDAVAEWEGRSNQIAGWSSAGWHFINPQESMRIIVASDQVTTMYIAGAWSSAASIEEPTGGMTIDSEARAAIDSILETLRTMKILPQIN from the coding sequence ATGTCAGCATTTGAAACTCCGCGCTTTCAACTACCCTTACTTGCAGTTGGGCAGGCGCATAAAGAGCTATATCATAATGATGCTTTGATATTACTTGATTTTTTGTCCCACCCCGTCGTTCACGCCATCGCTAACGATCCGCAATTATTGGTTCCTGAGCCGGGTGATTGTTGGTTGATCGGACTTGATGCTGTCGCAGAATGGGAGGGGAGGTCCAATCAAATCGCGGGTTGGTCTTCAGCCGGTTGGCACTTCATTAACCCACAGGAATCAATGCGAATTATTGTCGCAAGCGATCAAGTTACCACAATGTACATCGCGGGAGCTTGGTCTTCTGCAGCGTCCATAGAAGAACCAACAGGCGGCATGACAATCGACTCAGAAGCGCGAGCTGCGATTGATTCGATTCTGGAAACGCTAAGAACAATGAAAATTTTACCTCAAATCAACTAG